One window of Halalkalicoccus subterraneus genomic DNA carries:
- a CDS encoding IMPACT family protein, whose translation MSETYRTVGTRASAAFEVRGSEFIGHVKPVETVAGAEAFAAEVEAEHADATHHVPAYRVRADPFREYSSDDGEPSGSAGKPALNVLQGEGIENAVCVVTRYYGGTHLGYGGLVRAYSRAVSEALDAAGIVEERPHDSLKIAAEYDDSGTVRGIIESSGCEFDATYDERATFAVRVPSEERAELCDRLRDATSGRVGIE comes from the coding sequence GTGAGCGAGACCTACCGCACCGTCGGGACGCGAGCCAGCGCCGCCTTCGAAGTACGGGGCTCGGAGTTCATCGGCCACGTCAAGCCCGTCGAGACGGTAGCCGGGGCGGAGGCGTTCGCCGCGGAGGTCGAGGCGGAGCACGCCGACGCCACCCACCACGTTCCCGCGTATCGAGTGCGGGCTGATCCGTTCCGGGAGTACTCCAGTGACGACGGCGAGCCCTCGGGATCGGCCGGGAAACCGGCCCTGAACGTCCTGCAGGGCGAGGGGATCGAGAACGCCGTCTGTGTGGTCACCCGGTACTACGGCGGCACCCATCTGGGGTACGGCGGACTCGTCCGGGCGTACTCGCGGGCCGTCAGTGAGGCGCTCGACGCCGCCGGGATCGTCGAGGAACGCCCCCACGACAGCCTGAAGATCGCCGCCGAGTACGACGATTCCGGTACCGTGCGGGGGATCATCGAAAGCTCCGGATGCGAGTTCGATGCCACCTACGACGAGCGCGCGACCTTCGCGGTGCGGGTCCCAAGCGAGGAGCGCGCGGAGCTGTGTGACAGGCTCCGGGACGCCACCAGCGGGCGGGTCGGGATCGAGTAG
- a CDS encoding S9 family peptidase — protein MQTISASDYHELVRVGDPRLSPDGERVAFVRTTPRDDEGNEATIHTASLGGGDFRRFTLTEGVDSEPRWSPSGDRLAFVSTRGDDDRAQLWVAPTDGGEAWRVTNVVGGVSRIAWRPDGERIAFVQSSTEEDREEGRDVGLDGEEYEPETPDPRVIDRLVYRAGQRYFDGGRSHVYTVALDPTSSGEITRLTDGDYDYVAPEWGDSETIYYAAKRTDDPDDNAVHDVIAHDVEGGSEEVLVQTTGWTVGLAVTADGRVAYHHTPDGGSTLRQTDLRVFDRASETETTVTGSLDRTVEGTPTWGPDENHLYFLTPDEGDVALRRADEDRIETVARDGHVDGFDPGRDAVAMTKSEWDHPGDVFVSTPAGAETNRLTRVNDEYLTDRAVPQPEELWFESDGEDVQGWVLTPPDMEDGESYPLVVEIHGGPHAMWSTAGTMWHEFQSLAARGYVVFWCNPRGSTGYGEEHMAAIERDWGAVTARDVLAGAKTVCERPFVDETEQFVTGGSFGGYMTGWLVGHTNRFEGAVAQRGVYDLSSFYGSTDAFKLVEWDFGTEPWEEPEFLWAQSPVASAGEVETPTLVIHADEDFRVPVNNGEMFYLFLKKSGVETRLVRYPREGHELSRSGEPGHIVDRIERVARWFDGYS, from the coding sequence ATGCAGACGATCAGCGCTAGCGACTACCACGAGCTCGTTCGGGTGGGCGATCCACGGCTCTCGCCCGACGGCGAACGCGTGGCGTTCGTGCGGACGACGCCGAGGGATGACGAGGGGAACGAGGCGACGATCCACACCGCGTCGCTGGGTGGCGGCGATTTCCGGCGGTTCACCCTCACTGAGGGCGTCGATTCGGAACCGCGGTGGAGCCCCTCGGGCGACCGACTCGCGTTCGTGAGTACGCGCGGCGATGACGACCGAGCGCAACTCTGGGTTGCCCCCACCGACGGGGGCGAAGCGTGGCGGGTGACGAACGTCGTCGGCGGGGTCTCACGGATCGCCTGGAGGCCCGACGGCGAGCGAATCGCCTTCGTCCAATCGAGCACGGAGGAGGACCGCGAGGAGGGTCGAGACGTCGGACTCGACGGCGAGGAATACGAACCCGAAACCCCCGATCCGCGGGTGATCGACCGGCTGGTCTACCGCGCCGGACAGCGCTATTTCGACGGCGGGCGAAGCCACGTCTACACCGTCGCACTCGATCCGACGAGCAGCGGCGAGATCACCCGGTTGACCGACGGCGACTACGACTACGTCGCCCCCGAGTGGGGCGATAGCGAGACGATCTACTACGCCGCGAAACGTACCGACGACCCCGACGACAACGCCGTCCACGACGTGATCGCACACGACGTCGAGGGCGGATCCGAGGAGGTCCTCGTACAAACGACCGGCTGGACGGTCGGACTCGCCGTGACCGCCGACGGCCGGGTCGCGTACCACCACACGCCCGACGGGGGATCGACGCTCCGCCAGACCGACCTCCGGGTGTTCGACCGGGCAAGCGAAACCGAAACGACCGTCACGGGGTCGCTGGATCGCACCGTCGAGGGCACCCCGACATGGGGTCCCGACGAGAACCACCTCTATTTCCTCACGCCCGACGAGGGGGACGTGGCCCTCCGGCGCGCGGATGAGGACAGGATCGAGACCGTCGCCCGCGACGGCCACGTCGACGGGTTCGATCCCGGACGGGATGCCGTAGCGATGACGAAAAGCGAGTGGGACCATCCGGGCGACGTGTTCGTCTCGACGCCCGCCGGCGCCGAGACCAACCGGCTCACGCGGGTCAACGACGAGTATCTGACCGATCGGGCGGTCCCCCAGCCCGAGGAGCTGTGGTTCGAATCGGACGGCGAGGATGTCCAGGGCTGGGTGCTGACCCCGCCGGACATGGAGGACGGGGAATCGTACCCGCTGGTCGTCGAGATCCACGGCGGTCCCCACGCGATGTGGAGCACTGCGGGCACGATGTGGCACGAGTTTCAAAGTTTAGCTGCGCGGGGCTACGTCGTCTTCTGGTGCAACCCGCGGGGCTCGACGGGCTACGGCGAGGAGCACATGGCCGCCATCGAGCGCGATTGGGGAGCGGTGACCGCGCGTGACGTGCTCGCGGGCGCGAAGACGGTCTGCGAGCGCCCCTTCGTCGACGAGACGGAGCAGTTCGTTACGGGCGGGAGTTTCGGAGGATACATGACCGGCTGGCTGGTCGGCCACACGAACAGGTTCGAAGGTGCAGTCGCCCAGCGCGGCGTCTACGACCTGTCGAGCTTCTACGGTTCGACGGACGCGTTCAAGCTCGTCGAGTGGGATTTCGGGACCGAGCCGTGGGAGGAGCCGGAGTTCCTCTGGGCCCAGTCGCCGGTCGCCTCCGCGGGCGAGGTCGAGACGCCGACGCTCGTGATCCATGCCGACGAGGACTTCCGGGTGCCCGTCAACAACGGGGAAATGTTCTACCTCTTCCTCAAGAAAAGCGGGGTCGAGACCCGCCTCGTGCGCTACCCTCGCGAGGGCCACGAACTCTCGCGCTCGGGCGAGCCCGGCCATATCGTCGACCGGATCGAGCGGGTCGCCCGCTGGTTCGACGGCTACTCCG
- a CDS encoding amino acid-binding protein, protein MFDEIMAKFEGSPSQQAVIRLLLERGFSVNDDGRVVSGTIEIPNTQVASEIGVDRRVVDSTTSAILADEELRLVFQNISQIPSLMDLAPVIDLSTLTIAVRDAGQEGIVATITGLLAENDISIRQTVSEDPEFTDEPRLYIVTDEPIPGDVLNDLRELPFVRTLELQ, encoded by the coding sequence ATGTTCGACGAGATCATGGCCAAGTTCGAGGGCTCGCCCAGCCAGCAGGCGGTGATAAGACTGCTGCTCGAACGAGGGTTCTCGGTCAACGACGACGGTCGTGTCGTTTCAGGGACTATCGAGATCCCGAACACGCAGGTCGCCAGCGAGATCGGCGTCGACCGGCGGGTCGTCGACTCGACCACGAGCGCGATCCTCGCGGACGAGGAGCTCAGGCTCGTCTTCCAGAACATCTCCCAGATCCCCAGCCTGATGGATCTCGCGCCCGTGATCGACCTCTCGACGCTGACGATCGCGGTGCGGGATGCGGGCCAGGAGGGGATCGTCGCCACTATCACGGGACTGCTCGCCGAGAACGACATTTCGATCCGCCAAACGGTGAGCGAGGACCCGGAGTTCACCGACGAGCCCCGCCTCTACATCGTCACCGACGAGCCGATTCCGGGCGACGTGCTCAACGACCTGCGCGAACTCCCGTTCGTCCGGACGCTCGAACTCCAGTGA